From the Lactuca sativa cultivar Salinas chromosome 9, Lsat_Salinas_v11, whole genome shotgun sequence genome, the window tttaaataaaatcgtatttatgtttttttaaatgctatttttatatacattttttttgCCTCTTTAGTATTTATATGGTCTAAAACGTAAAAATACTTAttcacatttttataaaatggtaaAAATGTAAAATTATTAAAATCGTTTTTTATGTAATTTAGaagcaaaaatatatttttacatattttttttacctttttagaagattcaaattatatttttagaagtataaataaaaaatttagaagtgtaaatatgttttttagaagtataaatacgtatttttatgtttttttagaagtaaaaatatattttagaagCATTGAATAAActatttagaagtataaatacgtatttttatggtttttgaagttaaaatatatatgtttttgtCTTTAGAAGAAAAAAATAACCTTACgtctttaaattttaaaagtataaacatgttttaaaagTAGAACTAcatatttatacttctaaaaaacataaaaacatatacttatacttataaaaatataaaaatttgtatttacacttctaaaaacatatttatacattAAAGATGTAAAAATAGGTATCGGTatttctaaaaatataaaaaatatgtaaaaatgtatttatacttctaaaaccgtaaaaaatatttttaagaatttagttatttcaccattttataaaaacataaatacgtattttttatgttttttagaaGTAAAAATACATTTGTACGTCTTTAGAATTATAAATATGTTCTAAACCATATAAATAGgcgaaaaaaaacatatataaagaaacaacattttaaaaaaaatataaatgtgatgtttaattaaacaatttttaGTGTATAAATATGTACAAGGGTTTTTGTCATAAAGCCCCTAATTTTACACAAAAAAAACCGGTTATGCCCAAAGCCGTCTTTTTTTTGCCACAGATGCCTTTACTACCGGAAATTTTGTTCACTTTTGCCCCTTGCCAGATTTTACCTTCTGTGCCAGTCACCTTTGTCATAAAAGCTCTTATATTTACTTATCACCTCCACCACTACACttttccaccaccaccaccatcagccACACacaaaccaccaccaccattattgtccatcatccaccatcaccaccactaccatccATCATCCACCACCATCCAACGCCACCCTTCTCCTTCCATCACAGAAACCCATCATCACACCACCATCATCTTCTCCATTCAAACATACATACTGAAACACAAACATACACACATTCAAGCAAGGATTCAAAACTCAAAGATGATTTTCAGAACAACTTAAACAAGGAAATGATTTTCAGAACTAAAGACAATTCAAAACTCAAACACAATTCAGAACTAAAACAAGAAGAATTCAACAATTCAAAACTCAAACACAATTCAGAACTCAAACAAGAAGAATTCAAACTCAATTCAGAAATCAAACAAGATTTTGGAAACGAGACTTTGGAAAGCAAACCCTAAACCCCTTCAATTTTTCATCGTCTTCTCTTGCTGTTGCTTATCCATTATCATACATGCCTGAAATCGATAACCTAATACCATAAGCCACCACACAAACACCTTAAAACCACCATTACCCTCCATTACAACCACTTTCCACCAACCTCCACAAACCTTCAATAATCGACATTTTAGCTACCATTGTCTTCTCCCTACCCTGTTCACACACAAAAAGACTTCCAGTCATCACCATAGCCCCTCCAAGTTAAATCGAAGAGGGTATGGTGCGATTCGAATCAGAAAGAGAAGGGGATAAGGGTGCAATTGAAATCTATTGTTGTTACATACCTGCGTGAGGGAGAAAGAAACACAAAAGTTTTACTCTGGGATGGGCCAAATGTTGCTAAGGTGTCGCTGTTTGAGAGGAAAGAGTGAGAAGCACTAAACGAATCAGAGTTCTTCCGATGGAGGCAGCTAGGATTTCGTCTGTTGGAGGTGGATACGGGTTCATCTGATGTAGGATGCTAGGGTTTTATTTGGGGGGTTGGTGGTGAAGGCAGAAAGGGAGTTGGAGATGATGACCATTGGAGGTCGTGAAAGCATGTAGCTAGGGTTACACAAGAAAATAAAGCTGTGATTTTTGGGTGATTGTAATGGTGAAGTCGTAGAGGGTGTTGAAGACACCGTTGGAGATGGGAGGGGATGTTGCCGGATACAAGcctgaaggtggtggtggtgacgacGCCTGGCGTCGGTGGTGGTGAGCAGCGACCAAGTTTTTGTTAAGAAGGATCAAGTGAGTAGATGACCGGCTACCTGGTGTTAACTTGATAAAAAGCCATAAGTGGTAAAATTTGCTCAAATGTTAGGCATTAATGAACATAAATTTGTACTTTGGGCATAATCAACTATTTTGTGTAAATTTGAGGGCTTTTACAGTAATAACCCTATGTACAAAatacatatttatgtattaataCATATAATATGAAGAAAACAAAACATAGTTAatgtaaaaacataaaaaaaagttACAAACTTTGCGAAGTTTATTTTATGATAAAATTAAACGTATGATAACATATCACATGGACATATCACATAGACAATAGTAgaaaatttctcattttaatgCACTTAAAAATGACCCACCCGTGACACATCAATTAATCCGACCTGTATAACCCCATTTTCTTTCATCACCCCTTACATTAGCTCCCACCAAAAACCTAAACCATCGACTGTTAATATGTTATGAACACCTCCCTCAAAATCACTAGTCAAACAAACACCCACCAACAACTCTAGAGATCGGAGGAGGTTGTTTGTGGTTACGGATGTGTTGTTAAAGAAGCTACTCCATCTATGCTAACAACACTTAAAAATGAAAGTAATAAACTATGCGCTGTATTCTAGTTATTAGAACCAAACAAATTGTTAATGTAGTTGAGGTTTGTTCTAAATCAAAGAACCAAACAAAAAATATCCCTGTTGTAtggataataataaataaatggaTATTGATTTGTTTCACAAATTTAGATAGACTTTTAACTATCCAAAGTaccgaataatatattaatattacacaaaaaaaaatgttaagtGTACTTTGACAATCTAAATTTGTGAAATAATATTCATGATTACAATCAAACACACTTCATACAGTTACTccagtaaattaaataattaccTTAAGCACACTAATTATCATGTGTTAGTGGTGCATGCTAAACCGCTAATCATTAATGGTACCCGATTGTTACTTTTGGTGTACATAATTTCTTTACTTTGTTATCATTTGATAACAATCATAATGAGATTTACATAAGAATATCAAGACCATAAACCAGTTAACATATATTTATTGTGAGATattacaaaaacaacataaataaatattgttATTGTACTTAAACTTCAATTGCAATTTGTTTTACTAAATAAAATCTCAAATATACTTTTCCTTCCCCTTATTTATATAATTTGAAAGTAGAGTTGCACCTGAAGCAACAACTAATTGTGTGGATACCTACaaatatagtaaacaatcaacaattGGCAAGCCACAAGTAGGTGAGTATATCTACTAACCACCCACTTTTAAGCTCTATTTCTACATCACAACAATTTTCTACATAAATTTCACATCACTCATGCATTAAATACTTGTACAGTATACACCACTTATACAATCATAAGTAAAGAAACATGTAGTAAATGGTTGATGATGTAAACAAAATATATACTCCAATATATTTCTTATTTATTCGATCAAGAAGTAGGTATGACTTAGTACTTAACATTACAAAAACAGAATTCATACATGAACGAATGGTTTTATGATTTTAAATATGAATTAAAATAAACTCGTATGATCACCTGATATACAACCTTTGATCCCTTGCTCCAATATGTATTACTTTGAAAATTCACATTCTTCTGCATTGTGTTCTTCATATCCTTTCAAAAATGTCGATTTGCGACTTGTTTACAGActctatactattatatataaagaacacccaaaaccaagaacaccaCAAGATTTTCGGATCTTCTAAAAAAAACATGTACATACAAGGAACGGAAATACCCATAACTTGATTGAGCTATTGTGCCATTTTTAAATTTAATCATCTTTATGCAGCCAACAACTTCAAATTCACAAAACTGCCATTAAATCTTCTTGAAGGTGGTGATTTGGGGTCCGGAGTTTTCTTGATAGCCTCTGAAAATCAGAAACACAATCAGAATTTTACTTCAAGTGCAATATGTAAGCTTTCAAGCTTTTGATTAGGCAATTGGttgattattaataaaaaaaaaatagaagatgTTTTAAAGATTCTTTCAACACCCAATTCTAATCAAGAAAATCAAGAGCATGGCATTGAGAAACAACAAAGTCAAAGCTAACCCATTTTCAAAATTGAACATATTACACAACTCAGATTTCAAGTTCTTGTAATACATTCTAATCGGTGGTCAAATTATCAAACTCGATAGCAAAAaagtcaaaataaaaagaaagtcaaagaaAATTTAATTCTGTTTACCTTAGGCACACTCTGAATGATGAGCTGATTATTAACAGACATAGTAGCAACCAAACAATCCCTTGGTGTATCAAACGAAGACAAAGAAAACTGTTTATGCACAACACCCACATCAAAATATATCAAACCGGTACTGGGAATATCGACCCGGATTTCCTTAACAGTAAACCACATGAACAAATCCTGGGCTGAAATACCCGAGACTCCGTTGATCTGGCCATAAGTCAACGTGCCGGAAACATTCCGATCGTAGTGAAATTCATTCTCGAATTTGGAATTACAAGCTTGATCCAAGTGAACCTCAAACCGACCCGAATCGTCAAAAGTGAaattggtgatgcctttcggtaaCAAACCCATTGGTAATCCGTTTGATCTAAGGATATCGTAGATAGTTGCCGATTGTTTAGAGGATGAGAGACAGAAATGAGTTGAAagtgagagagtgaaaagggCGCTAATGAAAAGTTGTTGAAGAAGAATGTTTGCCATATTTTTTGAAGTGGGGTTTTCTAGGGCATTGGAGTTTGGGGATTAATTGTAGCGAAAAAAGACCTTCAGGTGTTGGTGATTTTATGAGAAGATTAGGGTTTAAGGGAATTGAAGGGGAGAGGGGGCGGAGGGTTGCCAGCAAGAATCCAGAGTGGATTAGGAGAATGATCAATTATTGGCCTTGTAAGGAGGGCCGCCTCCACCCAATCAGCTGTAGCCATGTGGCTGGTGGTGCAATTACATTCTTGATTTTCCAAACAATCATTATAATTATATTGTATGCTCTTTGCTGTTTTTTTGGCTTAATTATGtgttgtttgattttgatttaagGAAAAAAAAAGAGTTCATTTTCTGAATAATGTGATTCCTTTTCTTCTAGAtttaatgaaatatatatatatatatatatatatatatatatatatatatatatatatatatatatatagagagagagagagagagagagagagagagaggtgggttcaattgagaaaataaaaaaagttgacaatgggagaatcattctcagccattcATTTAATTAGCCTTTAAACATAAaggacacggtggcaaacttgtaataTGATATAATAGCCTTCAATCACAAATACGTAAGTGTAGAAAATTAGATAACAGTTGAAATTCATTCTAATCGATCGTTTATCATCCAAATTTCTCTTCCAACCTTCAACATTCATCcggatttcttcaattaaatcatCGATCAACGTCATCCTatgttaatcaatcatcgataTTCGTCAATAACACGTGTTGACAACAAAAATTTGTTTTTTGCTCTTTCAATCCAACCTTCAATTCtgcttgaatacgatcagatcttcaacatctacgattaattataTGTCCAAcgttattagatcaacatcatcaataatcaacaaaaaatccacttcatatcattcattcaacatcgattctcaaataaaacttcaaaattgaggttagaaaaagatcaaattgttttttgtttgaaaattttcatataattctctatctatctactattttgtaagatttaaatagtcaaactatcatgtttttaacatttttaaaaaagttaaattgtatgcactccaactgtttgatgaaatgcataaactaaattaccacgtaaTATTCATAAAAGaatatattatctaatattcacaagtgaatatactatgtaatattcacatgtgatataccatgtaatactatgtaatattcaaatatgaaaatattatctaatattcataagtaaatatatcatctaatattcacaagtgaatatactatctaatattcacaagtgattattaaaacacaaaacaaatatgcaagtctgtatgttattcatgtgtgaataacatataaaaattatatatatttctgaaaacaccttgtaatattcatatatgaatataatgtgcaatattcacatatgaatataccaactataattcataagtgaatatacgatctaatattcacaagtgaatatactatgtactaTTCTCATATGATATACTAtgtaatactatataatatttacatatgaaaatatcatctaatattcataagtgaatatatcatataaaattcacaagtgaatatattatgtaatattcacaaatgaatgcatcgtttaatatttaaatatgaatatactatgtttattatatgctatattcacatatgaatgatactaaactgtaaaaaaaattaatcatattttttattcataattgaataacgatgtactgtagtaaaaaacTGATtcgtttttattcacttatgaataacgaaagctgaaactataaaaaaaataaaatttttattttatcttaaaactatatcactATAGATGTCtgtttatagagaataaaaaattatgaattttgatatatttaaaattattttttgataaaaataattccttaaaaataaaaaaaaaataaaaaaaaaactatgtttttgtacatattaaggtaatgattagcatagtttaaaggaaacatgttttgttggaaaacaattgtgcattcctttcccatttc encodes:
- the LOC111903957 gene encoding uncharacterized protein LOC111903957, whose product is MANILLQQLFISALFTLSLSTHFCLSSSKQSATIYDILRSNGLPMGLLPKGITNFTFDDSGRFEVHLDQACNSKFENEFHYDRNVSGTLTYGQINGVSGISAQDLFMWFTVKEIRVDIPSTGLIYFDVGVVHKQFSLSSFDTPRDCLVATMSVNNQLIIQSVPKRLSRKLRTPNHHLQEDLMAVL